The following coding sequences lie in one Thermomicrobium sp. 4228-Ro genomic window:
- the accA gene encoding acetyl-CoA carboxylase carboxyl transferase subunit alpha, which produces MADRFRGLEESRSSGTVCPKCGVELTLDESYQRYRVCGHCGYHFTISADERIRLLVDPGSFEEFNRHLVSVDPLLFSDRLPYRKRILQAREETGLREAVVTGIGRVRGHEVVLAVLDFRFLGGSMGSVVGEKITLAFERAVERRLPIVTVSASGGARMQEGVLSLVQMAKTTAAAKRAHDSNVPFISVLTHPTTGGIYASFANQGDIILAEPGALIGFAGPRVVKETAGREPLRSHSAEFLFEHGFVDQVVDRRRLRDTIGLILRLVKAEGEVVPRSVIRRSVSEDAVPLRAWDLVQLARHPERPTTLDLIRRISPQFVELHGDRLYGDDPAIVAGLGEIAGQGVVIIGHERGHGDPSRRNGQALPEGYRKAMRLMELAARLRLPVVTLIDTPGVYLGEGAEERGIASALSQCLAMMSVLPVPTVALIIGEGGSGGAIALAVADRVLMLENAIYSVISPEGAAAILYRDASRAPEVAESLKITARDLLRLEVIDGIVPEPEGGAHRDPDYAAVLVLDAIVEALADLRDISPERLVKERYRKFRRLGQTNTYIRELVAQEVTELSSLIGRTLGSLRERLPFGREEDETEERPVTVTDR; this is translated from the coding sequence ATGGCTGATCGTTTCCGGGGCCTGGAGGAATCGCGCAGCAGCGGAACCGTCTGCCCGAAGTGTGGCGTGGAACTCACGCTCGATGAGTCATATCAGCGATACCGGGTCTGCGGGCACTGCGGCTATCACTTCACGATCTCGGCAGATGAACGGATTCGCCTGCTGGTAGATCCAGGAAGTTTCGAGGAGTTCAATCGCCATTTGGTCTCGGTCGATCCGCTCTTGTTTTCCGATCGTCTACCGTACCGCAAACGGATCCTGCAGGCGCGTGAGGAGACAGGGTTGCGAGAAGCTGTCGTCACGGGGATCGGCCGGGTCCGTGGCCACGAAGTGGTGTTGGCTGTGCTCGATTTCCGGTTTCTCGGCGGCAGCATGGGATCCGTGGTAGGGGAGAAGATCACGCTCGCGTTCGAGCGTGCGGTCGAGCGTCGCTTGCCGATCGTGACGGTCTCGGCATCCGGGGGAGCTCGGATGCAGGAGGGCGTGTTGAGCCTCGTGCAGATGGCGAAGACGACGGCAGCAGCCAAGCGTGCGCACGATTCGAACGTGCCGTTCATCTCAGTGTTGACGCACCCGACGACCGGTGGCATCTATGCGTCGTTCGCCAACCAGGGTGACATCATTCTGGCAGAGCCAGGGGCGCTGATCGGTTTTGCCGGCCCGCGCGTGGTGAAGGAGACGGCTGGACGTGAGCCGTTACGATCGCACTCTGCCGAGTTCCTTTTCGAGCACGGGTTCGTCGATCAGGTTGTCGATCGGCGGCGACTCCGTGATACCATCGGGCTCATTCTTCGCCTGGTCAAGGCAGAGGGTGAGGTTGTGCCTCGCAGCGTGATCCGTCGGTCGGTGTCGGAGGATGCGGTACCGCTGCGAGCGTGGGACCTCGTGCAGCTCGCTCGTCATCCGGAGCGACCGACAACGCTGGACCTGATTCGGCGGATCAGTCCGCAGTTCGTCGAACTACACGGTGACCGTCTCTATGGAGATGACCCGGCCATCGTCGCTGGTCTCGGGGAAATCGCTGGACAGGGTGTCGTGATCATCGGACACGAACGGGGGCATGGTGATCCGAGCAGGCGGAATGGGCAGGCGTTGCCGGAGGGATACCGGAAGGCGATGCGGCTGATGGAATTGGCGGCGCGCCTGCGGCTGCCTGTCGTGACGCTGATCGATACGCCAGGAGTCTATCTGGGGGAGGGGGCAGAAGAGCGAGGGATCGCATCGGCGTTGAGCCAGTGTCTCGCGATGATGAGCGTGCTTCCGGTACCGACGGTGGCGCTGATCATCGGGGAGGGGGGAAGCGGTGGAGCGATCGCGCTGGCGGTAGCCGATCGCGTACTGATGTTGGAGAATGCGATCTACAGCGTGATTTCGCCGGAAGGGGCGGCAGCGATTCTGTACCGGGATGCGTCACGGGCGCCGGAGGTCGCCGAGTCGCTGAAAATCACGGCCCGGGATCTGCTGCGTCTGGAGGTGATCGACGGGATCGTACCGGAGCCGGAGGGTGGAGCGCATCGGGACCCGGACTATGCGGCGGTACTGGTGCTGGACGCGATCGTCGAAGCGCTCGCCGACTTGCGCGACATATCCCCCGAACGACTCGTGAAGGAGCGGTACCGCAAGTTCCGCCGCCTCGGCCAAACCAACACGTACATCCGCGAGCTCGTTGCCCAAGAAGTGACCGAGCTCAGCAGTCTAATCGGCCGGACACTCGGCAGCCTGCGGGAACGCTTACCGTTCGGCCGCGAGGAAGACGAAACGGAAGAACGGCCCGTCACCGTCACCGACCGGTGA
- a CDS encoding ABC transporter ATP-binding protein gives MVTVKSSLTIQSGQQGLGARLQLIELTKVYGDVVAADRVTLDIAPGEFVTLLGPSGSGKTTTLMMVAGFVIPTSGQILVNGEDIAFKPPHKRNIGMVFQNYALFPHMTVAENIAFPLKMRKWSRQDIERAVKEALQLVRLPGFEERYPRQLSGGQQQRVALARALVFRPPVLLMDEPLGALDKKLREEMQLEIKHIQESLNITTIYVTHDQEEALTMSDRIAVMRDGRIEQVGTPRELYEQPVSDFVANFIGESNLLTGRLERHDRRSYLVTEDGWRIAVPAPDDIGPGEPITVALRPERIVIAEERGDNRVEGVIEEVIYVGEATKFRVRIGNDRYLTVKQPSRLETMRWQRGDRVILSWRPEDAVIVRAQR, from the coding sequence ATGGTGACTGTGAAATCCTCGCTGACGATCCAGTCGGGACAGCAGGGCCTGGGTGCCCGACTCCAATTGATCGAACTCACGAAAGTGTACGGGGATGTGGTGGCTGCCGATCGAGTAACACTCGATATCGCACCAGGAGAGTTCGTCACCCTCCTCGGGCCCTCCGGGTCCGGCAAGACGACCACGCTCATGATGGTGGCCGGCTTCGTCATCCCGACCTCCGGCCAGATCCTCGTCAACGGCGAGGATATCGCTTTCAAGCCCCCGCACAAGCGAAACATCGGCATGGTGTTCCAGAACTACGCGCTGTTTCCGCACATGACCGTCGCCGAGAACATCGCTTTTCCACTGAAGATGCGAAAATGGTCGCGCCAGGATATCGAACGTGCCGTGAAGGAGGCGCTCCAGCTCGTGCGGCTACCTGGATTCGAGGAGCGGTACCCCCGACAACTTTCCGGTGGACAGCAACAGCGCGTCGCGCTCGCGCGGGCATTGGTCTTCCGACCGCCGGTCTTGCTGATGGACGAGCCACTCGGTGCTCTCGACAAAAAGCTGCGTGAAGAGATGCAGCTCGAGATCAAGCACATACAGGAATCGCTCAACATCACGACGATCTACGTGACACACGACCAGGAGGAAGCGCTGACGATGTCGGATCGTATCGCCGTGATGCGCGACGGGCGGATCGAGCAAGTCGGCACACCACGGGAACTGTACGAACAGCCGGTGAGTGATTTCGTGGCGAATTTCATCGGCGAATCGAACCTGCTCACTGGACGGCTAGAGCGACACGATCGTCGCTCGTACCTCGTGACGGAGGATGGCTGGCGGATCGCTGTACCGGCTCCGGACGATATCGGACCGGGGGAGCCGATCACCGTCGCTCTTCGCCCCGAGCGGATCGTGATCGCTGAGGAGCGAGGCGACAATCGCGTCGAGGGAGTAATCGAAGAGGTCATCTACGTGGGCGAGGCGACCAAGTTTCGCGTACGCATCGGGAACGATCGGTACCTGACAGTGAAGCAACCCAGCCGACTGGAGACGATGCGCTGGCAGCGGGGCGATCGCGTTATCCTGAGCTGGCGCCCAGAGGACGCGGTCATCGTGCGAGCCCAGCGATAG
- a CDS encoding NAD(P)/FAD-dependent oxidoreductase, with amino-acid sequence MSTALPNQANVVIIGTGAFGLSVAAQLARAGVTDVLVLDRFACSSQTSSRAAGLFKLVQADELRTHLARLSTEIVRSFHREMGVRIPYVHSGSLLIARSDRHADVIQREIAAARAWGVEVELLSPTEASRLAPYLAAQPVRLAAYVPGDIYIEEPASLLASYRIAAERFGARIVEQVPVTGVVVETGAVRAVETPHGRIRTEIVVDAAGAWVRSVAKLAGSDLAVMPVRHQLAITEAMPGTKPEQPIVRIIDAAVYVRPCRGGLMWGGFEANPLPLDPATHGETFSIDRLPLDFGVLQRLAEAVRDVVPVLHDAPIQEHRGGLFTMTPDGRFLVGPVPGVTGFWVLSGCNGSGFSFSPALGWILAEWIVAGTPPLDVSLLEPARFASPYDDATLRQTAIYQYTHYYEPVE; translated from the coding sequence ATGAGCACTGCTCTCCCGAACCAGGCGAACGTCGTCATCATCGGTACCGGTGCCTTCGGCCTGTCGGTGGCTGCACAGCTCGCACGAGCCGGGGTGACGGACGTTCTGGTACTGGATCGTTTCGCTTGTAGTTCGCAGACGTCTTCTCGGGCAGCTGGCCTCTTCAAGCTCGTACAGGCAGACGAGCTGCGAACACACCTGGCCCGGTTGTCGACTGAGATCGTCCGCTCGTTCCACCGCGAGATGGGCGTACGCATACCGTACGTGCATTCAGGAAGCCTCCTCATCGCCCGGAGCGATCGTCATGCGGACGTGATCCAACGGGAGATCGCTGCCGCGCGCGCGTGGGGTGTAGAAGTCGAGCTGCTCTCGCCTACCGAGGCGAGCCGGTTGGCACCGTATCTCGCTGCGCAGCCAGTGCGTCTCGCTGCCTACGTTCCTGGTGACATCTATATCGAGGAGCCAGCGAGCCTTCTCGCGAGTTACCGCATCGCCGCCGAGCGTTTCGGGGCCCGGATTGTCGAGCAGGTACCGGTGACTGGTGTCGTCGTCGAGACTGGAGCCGTGCGTGCAGTCGAGACGCCACACGGCCGCATCCGAACGGAGATTGTTGTCGACGCCGCGGGTGCGTGGGTTCGTTCGGTAGCCAAACTCGCTGGGAGCGACCTCGCCGTGATGCCGGTGCGACACCAGCTGGCCATCACGGAAGCCATGCCGGGTACGAAGCCGGAACAACCGATCGTGCGGATCATCGACGCTGCAGTCTACGTGCGCCCCTGTCGTGGTGGCCTGATGTGGGGCGGTTTCGAGGCGAACCCACTCCCCCTCGACCCAGCAACCCACGGAGAAACGTTCTCGATCGATAGGCTACCGCTCGATTTCGGAGTCCTGCAACGCTTGGCCGAGGCGGTGCGGGACGTTGTCCCGGTATTGCACGATGCGCCGATCCAAGAGCATCGCGGTGGGCTCTTCACGATGACACCAGACGGGCGCTTCCTGGTGGGACCGGTACCTGGTGTGACAGGATTCTGGGTACTGAGCGGTTGCAACGGCAGCGGATTCTCCTTCTCCCCTGCACTCGGTTGGATTCTGGCGGAGTGGATCGTTGCAGGAACGCCACCACTCGACGTGAGCCTCCTCGAACCGGCTCGCTTCGCGAGTCCATACGACGATGCGACACTGCGTCAAACAGCGATCTACCAGTACACGCACTATTACGAGCCGGTCGAATGA
- a CDS encoding amidohydrolase, producing the protein MAAPMHEAKRTAFRWIEENAHWLSEFDLEIWRYAEPAWREYKSARAYVELLRKHGFHVEEGSGGMPTAFVATWGEGRPVLGAYAEYDAVPGNSQEPVPYRKPREGLHPWAAGHTDPHSMLGVAALTGILAARYAMERHRLQGTLRFFGEPAEKVCGSKPVHAAKGYYDGFDAFIAYHPAYYPKGTNTVAWETHCGSYWSCVFTFECVEPEKWIDRSLFPDVGGAHAAARCPGAIDALCLMYTMTKYTKEAMFPHTGSWTLNEFVLVAGDATADNLPPRFAQIQYAWRSPTLGIQEQIYRVLANNAKRAAEATGCRVSVRWVTKTRVGLPNLTLARATFENLELVGPPRYSEEARDFAREIQRNLEIQPMDDPFIDDVERIVPPEEYEAKIRSALPEWQRNFTSDDYVEYTWHAPTVRLFTARPRLRPPRPDYAYPAWADNALGGRPEIVDPGMFVAGKVIAATLLDLVLYPELLEQAWSEFRERTGGGIGGDRWVAPLLPAEFAPPIDLRWPEYVTTVRGEEWWIPTPNEQAYTEL; encoded by the coding sequence ATGGCTGCACCCATGCATGAGGCCAAACGGACAGCATTTCGCTGGATCGAGGAGAATGCTCATTGGCTTTCTGAATTCGACCTCGAAATCTGGCGGTATGCCGAGCCAGCCTGGCGCGAATACAAATCGGCCCGCGCGTACGTGGAACTCCTGCGGAAGCACGGTTTCCATGTCGAAGAGGGGTCAGGCGGGATGCCCACCGCGTTCGTCGCAACATGGGGAGAAGGGCGTCCAGTGTTGGGCGCGTATGCCGAATACGATGCCGTGCCGGGGAACTCGCAAGAGCCGGTTCCCTATCGGAAGCCGCGGGAGGGACTGCATCCGTGGGCAGCCGGTCACACCGACCCGCACTCGATGCTGGGAGTGGCTGCATTGACCGGAATCCTGGCGGCCCGCTATGCCATGGAGCGCCATAGACTCCAGGGAACGTTACGGTTCTTCGGTGAGCCAGCCGAGAAGGTGTGTGGTTCCAAACCGGTCCATGCCGCCAAAGGCTATTATGACGGATTCGACGCGTTCATCGCTTACCATCCGGCGTACTACCCGAAGGGAACCAACACGGTCGCCTGGGAGACGCACTGCGGCTCGTACTGGAGCTGTGTCTTTACATTCGAGTGCGTCGAACCGGAAAAGTGGATTGATCGGAGCCTCTTTCCTGATGTCGGTGGTGCTCATGCTGCCGCGCGTTGCCCGGGAGCGATCGATGCGCTGTGCCTGATGTATACGATGACGAAGTACACGAAAGAAGCGATGTTTCCTCATACCGGTTCGTGGACCCTCAACGAGTTCGTGCTGGTAGCTGGCGACGCGACAGCCGATAATCTGCCGCCACGCTTCGCACAGATCCAGTATGCCTGGCGTTCTCCGACTCTCGGTATCCAGGAGCAAATCTATCGTGTCCTGGCCAATAACGCGAAGCGTGCAGCCGAGGCGACCGGCTGCCGGGTGTCGGTGCGGTGGGTGACCAAGACGCGGGTCGGGCTTCCGAACCTGACGCTGGCACGGGCAACCTTCGAGAATCTCGAACTGGTAGGTCCTCCGCGGTATAGCGAGGAAGCGCGCGATTTCGCCCGGGAAATTCAACGGAACCTCGAGATCCAGCCGATGGACGATCCGTTCATCGACGACGTCGAGCGGATCGTGCCACCGGAAGAATACGAGGCGAAAATCCGCTCCGCACTCCCAGAGTGGCAGCGAAACTTTACCTCGGACGACTACGTCGAATATACCTGGCATGCGCCGACAGTTCGCCTGTTCACTGCACGACCACGTCTTCGGCCACCGCGTCCCGATTACGCATACCCGGCCTGGGCCGACAACGCGTTGGGCGGTAGACCAGAGATCGTCGATCCGGGAATGTTCGTGGCTGGCAAGGTCATCGCGGCGACTTTGCTCGATCTCGTGCTGTACCCGGAGTTGTTGGAACAGGCCTGGAGCGAATTTCGGGAGCGAACTGGCGGTGGTATTGGCGGCGACCGATGGGTCGCGCCGCTCCTGCCAGCGGAGTTTGCGCCTCCGATCGATCTGCGCTGGCCGGAGTACGTCACGACAGTTCGCGGAGAAGAATGGTGGATTCCGACGCCGAATGAGCAGGCGTACACGGAGCTCTAA
- a CDS encoding polyamine ABC transporter substrate-binding protein: MATQWDRLLRELERSGRVDRRRFLRLLTVTGLSMAGAGAFAACRGGGTTPTSAPAGTTPAVTPTERPSEGLASVPGYDNPNKWKGKTLVFAGFGGAMQDAQRKAVLEPFARLTGATIVEDTTDIGKLKAMVDAGSVEWTVAQQGTFESRVLGKQGYLEPIDYSIVEKANFFEDVAGEFDVAVIYWSLILAYRTDKFGNNPPQGWADFWNVEKFPGPRAMDKVDGPVGNLEFALLADGVPKDQVYQVLRTAEGVERAFRKLDEIKPHVTVWWEAGAQPAQLLTDGEVDLAQAWNGRIDAAQRQGAPIAIQWNEGLLRTDSFIVPKGVKEKELAMDFINFATRPEVQAELSKYIPYSPTNAKAFDLLPEDLKARLPSAPAQKEKQLLADASFWLENLDRLTEQFNNWLTR, from the coding sequence ATGGCAACCCAGTGGGATCGACTGTTGCGAGAACTCGAGCGGTCCGGGCGCGTGGACCGTCGTCGGTTCCTGCGACTCCTTACTGTTACCGGGCTTTCGATGGCCGGAGCCGGTGCATTTGCTGCATGTCGTGGCGGCGGAACGACACCGACGAGTGCTCCCGCCGGCACGACGCCAGCAGTGACGCCGACGGAGAGGCCCAGTGAAGGTCTGGCGTCGGTACCCGGGTATGACAACCCCAATAAGTGGAAAGGGAAGACGCTCGTCTTCGCTGGCTTCGGTGGGGCGATGCAGGACGCGCAGCGGAAGGCGGTTCTGGAGCCGTTCGCACGCCTCACCGGCGCGACGATCGTCGAGGATACGACCGACATCGGCAAGCTGAAGGCGATGGTCGATGCTGGATCGGTCGAGTGGACAGTCGCACAACAGGGAACCTTCGAGAGCCGTGTACTGGGCAAGCAGGGATACTTGGAGCCAATCGACTACTCGATCGTCGAGAAAGCGAACTTCTTCGAGGACGTTGCTGGAGAGTTCGATGTGGCGGTGATCTACTGGTCGCTCATCCTCGCGTACCGGACGGACAAGTTCGGAAACAATCCACCGCAGGGGTGGGCAGACTTCTGGAATGTCGAGAAGTTTCCTGGACCGCGCGCGATGGACAAGGTTGACGGTCCGGTCGGGAACTTGGAGTTCGCGTTGCTCGCAGACGGCGTCCCGAAGGATCAGGTCTACCAGGTGCTCCGCACGGCGGAGGGAGTCGAACGAGCCTTCCGCAAACTCGACGAAATCAAACCGCATGTGACGGTCTGGTGGGAAGCGGGTGCGCAACCGGCGCAGTTACTGACGGACGGCGAGGTCGACCTGGCACAGGCCTGGAACGGGCGGATCGACGCTGCCCAACGCCAGGGTGCACCGATCGCGATCCAGTGGAACGAAGGACTGCTGAGGACCGACTCCTTCATTGTCCCGAAAGGGGTGAAAGAAAAAGAATTGGCGATGGATTTCATCAACTTCGCAACGCGCCCGGAAGTCCAGGCTGAGCTCTCGAAGTACATTCCATACAGCCCGACTAACGCCAAAGCCTTCGATCTCCTACCAGAGGATCTCAAGGCCCGGTTGCCAAGTGCACCAGCTCAGAAGGAGAAGCAGCTCTTGGCCGACGCATCGTTCTGGCTCGAGAATCTCGATCGCCTGACGGAGCAGTTCAACAACTGGCTGACTCGGTGA
- a CDS encoding ABC transporter permease: protein MTTGDLLADATPQRSVVSRQLEMRRQLGYLLLLLPAFALLVLLFVYPIARLLVTSLYADGQLTLEHYRRIVEVDLYLRVLRTTFVIALQVTIICLVLGYPLAYFLATLRPRTARLLMILVLIPFWTSILVRTYAWMVLLQRQGVFNRWLLELGLIDEPLRMMYNRIGVLVGMSHVLLPFMVLPTYAVMHGIDRTLLRAAANLGASPTQAFLRVFLPLSLPGVAAGSLLVFILALGFFITPALMGGRTDMMIAQLIETQIRTELNFPFAAALAAVLLVITLLIFAIYNRLLGIDKMFGGGY from the coding sequence ATGACAACCGGCGATCTGCTCGCTGATGCAACCCCACAGCGAAGCGTGGTGAGTCGGCAGCTCGAGATGCGCCGACAACTCGGATACCTCCTTCTTCTTTTGCCGGCATTCGCGCTTCTCGTTCTCCTGTTCGTCTACCCGATCGCTCGCCTTCTCGTGACGTCTCTGTATGCTGACGGGCAACTGACCCTCGAACACTACCGTCGTATCGTCGAGGTCGATCTGTATCTCCGTGTTTTGCGTACGACCTTCGTGATCGCCCTCCAGGTCACAATCATTTGTCTCGTGTTGGGATATCCACTGGCGTATTTTCTGGCGACTTTGCGACCGCGAACCGCGCGCTTGCTGATGATCCTCGTGCTTATTCCCTTCTGGACCAGTATCCTCGTGCGCACCTATGCCTGGATGGTTCTGTTGCAACGTCAGGGAGTCTTCAACCGGTGGCTCCTCGAATTGGGATTGATCGATGAGCCCCTGCGGATGATGTACAACCGAATTGGTGTACTGGTCGGCATGTCACATGTCTTGCTCCCGTTCATGGTGCTGCCGACCTATGCCGTCATGCACGGTATCGACCGCACGTTGTTGCGGGCCGCAGCGAATCTCGGTGCTTCGCCAACGCAAGCCTTCTTGCGCGTTTTTCTTCCGCTGAGCCTGCCCGGCGTGGCGGCGGGCAGTTTACTGGTTTTCATCCTCGCACTCGGCTTCTTCATCACGCCCGCCCTGATGGGCGGTCGAACAGACATGATGATCGCGCAGTTGATCGAGACGCAGATTCGCACCGAACTCAACTTTCCCTTCGCCGCTGCCTTGGCAGCTGTCTTGCTCGTGATCACGTTATTGATTTTCGCGATTTACAACCGCTTGCTTGGCATCGATAAGATGTTCGGGGGCGGCTACTGA
- a CDS encoding ABC transporter permease, whose protein sequence is MGREAQALELTMAAIERRPRRRAVSWSRILLGLFSAAVLIYLVAPVLIVIPMSFSAAKYLSFPPPGLSLQWYENFFARSDWTSATIQSIRVALTVMVLSTVLGVAASLALVRGSFPGKEFVNLIIVSPLVVPTIIVAIAIYGLYVRLHLVQTFWGLVLAHTVLAIPYVIVNVTATLRGFDIRLEHAAQSLGANGWQTFRYVTLPLISPGIFAGAVFAFIASFDELILALFIAGARGRTLPMRMFEGLRMEIDPTIAAVSSMLITFSVLVLASAELVRRRGRSEPSG, encoded by the coding sequence ATGGGACGTGAGGCACAGGCACTCGAACTCACGATGGCGGCGATCGAGCGTCGACCGCGCCGGCGAGCTGTGTCGTGGTCCCGCATTCTGCTCGGCCTGTTCAGTGCAGCTGTCTTGATCTATCTCGTCGCACCAGTCCTGATCGTCATCCCCATGTCGTTCAGTGCAGCCAAGTACTTGTCTTTTCCACCGCCCGGCCTGTCGCTACAGTGGTACGAGAACTTCTTCGCACGGTCCGACTGGACATCGGCGACCATACAGAGCATTCGCGTGGCACTCACGGTTATGGTGCTGTCCACGGTCCTCGGTGTGGCCGCTTCGCTCGCACTGGTGCGTGGATCCTTCCCGGGAAAGGAGTTCGTGAACCTGATCATCGTGTCTCCACTCGTGGTACCGACGATTATCGTGGCGATCGCAATCTATGGTTTGTATGTGCGCTTGCACCTGGTGCAGACGTTCTGGGGACTCGTGCTGGCACACACGGTTCTGGCCATTCCGTATGTCATCGTGAATGTCACGGCGACGTTGCGCGGGTTCGATATCCGCCTCGAACATGCGGCACAGAGCTTGGGTGCCAACGGCTGGCAGACCTTCCGGTACGTGACCTTGCCGCTGATCAGCCCGGGCATTTTCGCGGGGGCGGTGTTCGCCTTCATTGCGTCGTTCGACGAGCTGATCCTGGCCCTGTTCATCGCCGGAGCGCGCGGGCGAACCCTTCCGATGCGGATGTTCGAAGGCCTTCGCATGGAAATCGATCCGACCATCGCCGCAGTGTCCTCGATGCTGATCACGTTCTCCGTCCTCGTACTCGCTTCGGCTGAACTCGTTCGGCGACGAGGCCGCAGTGAGCCTTCGGGGTGA
- a CDS encoding AI-2E family transporter has translation MPQIIVSWGTSGPSRERIWLRRGLTLLTVAAVFWVFWSVRGALLPFIVGAILAYLLTPLVNLFEHLLPSRRRFPGPTRTLAILLTYAVALVTLAGISFLFVPPLVRQTNEFIQSAPEYWSAINEQVNDWLAQYQANVPPSVRAQSEGALGYLWSMALQAFQRAMRLTFGAVGAAIGFFSAVVLVPFWMYYVLKDSRRAVQWFYGLWPEGWRPDVQAVVQIVDRTLAAYIRGQLFLGLIIGVAVGVAMWVIGITQPIVLGLIAGVLELVPILGPILTFIVIALVALATDPNKLVWVGLAFIVIQQLENNLLVPRVHGYVVEMNPAVVMVLVVTGGALWGVPGMIVAVPLAAVARDVFRYFYRRWSNSVSVPSVLSTVEVADESSTSSDP, from the coding sequence ATGCCGCAGATCATCGTCAGTTGGGGAACCAGCGGCCCATCGCGGGAACGGATCTGGCTACGCCGCGGACTAACCCTCTTGACTGTGGCCGCAGTCTTCTGGGTTTTTTGGTCTGTGCGCGGTGCTCTGCTGCCCTTCATCGTGGGAGCGATCCTCGCCTATCTTCTCACCCCGCTCGTCAACCTGTTCGAGCACCTGTTACCCTCCCGACGACGATTCCCGGGACCGACGAGGACGCTCGCTATTCTCCTCACCTACGCTGTCGCGCTCGTCACCTTGGCCGGCATCTCGTTCTTGTTCGTTCCGCCGCTGGTACGGCAAACGAACGAGTTCATCCAGTCGGCACCCGAGTACTGGAGTGCGATCAACGAACAGGTCAATGACTGGTTGGCTCAGTACCAAGCCAATGTTCCACCGAGCGTCCGGGCACAAAGCGAAGGGGCACTCGGGTACCTCTGGTCGATGGCGCTGCAGGCGTTTCAGCGAGCGATGCGCCTGACGTTCGGGGCAGTTGGAGCAGCGATCGGCTTCTTCTCAGCTGTCGTTCTCGTTCCCTTCTGGATGTACTACGTGCTCAAGGACAGTCGGCGTGCTGTCCAGTGGTTTTACGGCTTGTGGCCTGAGGGGTGGCGACCTGACGTCCAAGCAGTCGTACAGATCGTCGACCGCACGTTGGCGGCGTACATTCGAGGGCAGCTGTTCTTAGGGCTCATCATCGGTGTCGCGGTCGGCGTGGCGATGTGGGTGATCGGAATCACCCAGCCGATTGTCCTCGGACTCATCGCCGGTGTCCTGGAACTCGTTCCGATCCTCGGTCCGATACTGACCTTCATCGTGATCGCACTGGTCGCACTGGCGACCGATCCCAACAAGCTGGTCTGGGTCGGCCTCGCCTTCATCGTGATTCAGCAACTCGAGAACAACCTTCTCGTGCCGCGAGTGCACGGGTACGTCGTCGAGATGAATCCCGCTGTGGTCATGGTGCTCGTTGTCACCGGCGGCGCACTGTGGGGTGTGCCCGGAATGATCGTCGCGGTGCCCCTCGCAGCGGTAGCGCGAGATGTCTTCCGGTACTTCTATCGGCGTTGGAGCAATTCGGTATCTGTTCCGTCGGTGCTTTCGACGGTCGAGGTCGCAGACGAATCGTCGACGTCCAGCGATCCTTGA